The nucleotide sequence CGCGTACTGTTACCGGCCATGTAGTTTGGGTGGCGGGGCTTCTTCTGAGCGTTTCAGCCGCTCCAATATCATATGTGTTGTTGCCGTTAAGCTATTGGCTGGCTATTGGTGGCGTTGTGCTAGCATGCTGCAGTTTCTTGGCTGATTCCTACTCTCCTCGCCGCCTTCGGGCCACCATGCCATGATGCCCAGCTTTCTAGCCGATTTTATTGGCTTAGTTTTCCCAAAGGTGTGTTTGGCTTGCGAGCAGGCCTTAAGCCGGGGCGAAGACCATCTATGTACCACTTGCCGGGTCCAACTGCCTTACACAGATTATCATCTGCTGGCTGCTACCGACAATCCAGTGGCTCGCCGTTTTTGGGGCCGCGTGCCGGTATGCCACGCCCTGAGCTATCTGCGGTTCTTGCGCCGTGGGCGAGTTCAACACCTGTTACACCAGCTCAAGTACAAAGGGCAGCGCGACGTCGGCTTAGTACTTGGTCGGTGGTATGGTCATGACCTAGCTCTTCACAACTTCCATTTCGACTTGATTGTACCGGTACCGCTTCACCCTAAAAAGCTTGCCAAGCGCGGATACAACCAATCCGACCCGTTTGCGGAAGGCTTAGCGGAAAGCTTGCACATTCCGTGGGACGCCAACGGGCTACGCCGGCTAGAGCACACCGACTCGCAAACGCAGAAGAACCGCGTTGAACGATGGCAGAACGTGGCCGAAGTATTTGAAGTAGCCACCCCAGCTAGCATCCAAGGCAAACACGTTCTGGTAGTTGACGATGTACTGACCACTGGAGCCACACTCGAAGCGTGTGCAGCAGCGCTGTTAGCAGCAGGTGCCACCGAAGTAAGCATAGCCACCATTGCTTGCGCAGATAGATGACTTAAACTTGACTGCGGGCATCTAGCGAGTAGTATTCCCCCCAGCACAGCCCTATACACAAAACAAGAGCGGCTTGCCAGTTGGCAAGCCGCTCTTGTTTTGTAGCCATTATCGAATTCAACGAATCCGATTACGATGCTTACTTGTTGGAACCGGCGTTGATCATGGCGCAGCGGAAACCAATGGTAGCCGTAGCAGAGTCTTCGCCCATGAAACGACGGGTACCTGGCGAGAGCCAGTAAGCTACGTCGCGCCACGAACCACCTTTGTACACACGAACGTGGTCGTCGATGAGCGACTGGTAACCTTTCTTGTCATACTTCTCAGCTGGGTCAAGGAAGCCGTTCCGACGGAAGGGGTTCAAGTCTTCCACATCTTCAAACGAGAGCGGACGATAGATGTCCTGTACCCACTCGTTCACGTTGCCAGCCATGTTGTATAGGCCGTAGTCGTTCGGGGGATAGGCGTAGATGTATTCAGTAATCATGGCGCCGTCGTTCAGCGAGCCAGCAATACCGGCATAGTCACCGCGGCCACGCTTGAAGTTAGCCAGGAACTGGCCCATCTTGCCGCCATATGGGTTCCGCACTTGGCGGCCGTCCCATGGGTAAATGCGCTTGTTTTCCTGGTTTTCGTTGCCGGTTTCCTGGGTACCAATCAGGGCTTGAGCAGCATATTCCCACTCGGCCTCCGTAGGCAGGCGGTAGTTCGGTAGGGTGTTACCGTTTTCAATGGCAATGGCCGTGCCTTCTCCGTCGGTACCTTCAGCAGCTTCGCCACCTTTGTTCTTTTTCTTGAACAGGCCACCGCCGCCACCGCCGCCGCTTGCATTAGACGCAAGGGTTTCGTTCACCTTCGACGTCCGCCACGTGCAGTAGTCGTTGGCTTGCAACCAGCTTACACCCACCACTGGGAAGTAGCGGAAGCCGGGGTAGCGCAGATAGTAGTCTACGTACGGGTCGTTGAACGACAGCTCACGAGCCCACACAGTAGTGTCAGGCAAAGCCGACTGATAGAATTCCTCTGACGAGTCTTTCCGAACAAAGTGCAAATACTCCAACCAGTGAATGTTAGCTACCTCGGCTTCGTCCATGTAGAAAGAGGCGATGGTAACGGTACGCTCCACGTTGTCGTGGGTCATCGTTACATCTTCTTCCTGGGAGCCCAGCACCGTGCGGCCACCTTCAATGAAGACCAGGCCTGGACCTTCCGGAATGCCCTGATAATCGGCAACCTTCATGCCCTCTTCGGTATTGTACTCTATGCCCGTAGTTGAGCTGTACTTACCGGGTTTGGTAGCGGTGGGCGGACCGCCCTTGCAGGAAGCCAGAGCGCAGGCTCCTAAGACCGCAAAACGCAGGTACTTGGAAAAATTCATGATTTAGTTTAAACTACCTGTAAAAAAAGACTTAGGACAAGGTAAGCTGCTGCAATAATACAAAAATTCAAAATGCCGGACAAGGTGCCACCGGGTAATTCCGGCGTTTTAATCGGCGCCATGCGGCATCAAGCGAATCAAACGCACGAAGGGCCAAAGAAATTTCGTGCGCTCCACCTAATTCAGCACTTAACGCACTCAAACCAACGTCATACGCATAGCCCAAGCGAAAACTGCCTACGCTAACGCCCGCAATGGCCGTCAGAATCTGCTGGGGATTAGGAGCACCAGGCAACGGAATGCCGCGGTATACCACCCCGAGAGTAAGGGGCGTAATAGTACCATAAAGTCCAGCTTCCACCCGCTCTGAACCACCTTGCCGCACGTAATGCATGGTAGGAGTCAGGCTCACTTCTCGCTCTTGCTGCTTCTCGCTAGTACGCAGAAAATAATGCTTGTAGCCGGTGCTCAACTCGTAGCGCAATGGCAAACTGGCTTGCGTATTGAATCCCAAGTCGGGCTGATTGAGATGCTGCCCAGCCACCGATACCCAAAACCGCTCACTGTAAAGCAATAAGCCTACCCCCACACTGGCGTAGCTGACGGGCCTGAAGTCGTTGATTTCACGCGTAGGCATGCTCGTTGAACCATCTTCTGAAAGCTGGTCGCCAAAAACCAAGTTGTCGTAGCTGACACGCTGGTTGCCGTAGCTAGCCCGCACACCCCCGCTGAATGCCAACT is from Hymenobacter tibetensis and encodes:
- a CDS encoding ComF family protein is translated as MMPSFLADFIGLVFPKVCLACEQALSRGEDHLCTTCRVQLPYTDYHLLAATDNPVARRFWGRVPVCHALSYLRFLRRGRVQHLLHQLKYKGQRDVGLVLGRWYGHDLALHNFHFDLIVPVPLHPKKLAKRGYNQSDPFAEGLAESLHIPWDANGLRRLEHTDSQTQKNRVERWQNVAEVFEVATPASIQGKHVLVVDDVLTTGATLEACAAALLAAGATEVSIATIACADR
- the gldJ gene encoding gliding motility lipoprotein GldJ produces the protein MNFSKYLRFAVLGACALASCKGGPPTATKPGKYSSTTGIEYNTEEGMKVADYQGIPEGPGLVFIEGGRTVLGSQEEDVTMTHDNVERTVTIASFYMDEAEVANIHWLEYLHFVRKDSSEEFYQSALPDTTVWARELSFNDPYVDYYLRYPGFRYFPVVGVSWLQANDYCTWRTSKVNETLASNASGGGGGGGLFKKKNKGGEAAEGTDGEGTAIAIENGNTLPNYRLPTEAEWEYAAQALIGTQETGNENQENKRIYPWDGRQVRNPYGGKMGQFLANFKRGRGDYAGIAGSLNDGAMITEYIYAYPPNDYGLYNMAGNVNEWVQDIYRPLSFEDVEDLNPFRRNGFLDPAEKYDKKGYQSLIDDHVRVYKGGSWRDVAYWLSPGTRRFMGEDSATATIGFRCAMINAGSNK
- a CDS encoding PorP/SprF family type IX secretion system membrane protein, whose product is MALSLPGVAQDLYFAQPYANRLFQNPAFAGLLDDASVTLSYRNQFPTLAGTFQTSQLAADYRFKDQHNAAGLLINHDRTGGIGYTRFEVGGIYAYHTRLTKELAFSGGVRASYGNQRVSYDNLVFGDQLSEDGSTSMPTREINDFRPVSYASVGVGLLLYSERFWVSVAGQHLNQPDLGFNTQASLPLRYELSTGYKHYFLRTSEKQQEREVSLTPTMHYVRQGGSERVEAGLYGTITPLTLGVVYRGIPLPGAPNPQQILTAIAGVSVGSFRLGYAYDVGLSALSAELGGAHEISLALRAFDSLDAAWRRLKRRNYPVAPCPAF